A window of Cryptomeria japonica chromosome 3, Sugi_1.0, whole genome shotgun sequence contains these coding sequences:
- the LOC131078590 gene encoding F-box/kelch-repeat protein At1g80440-like, with amino-acid sequence MGFLFPRLPDELGRECLLRVELNSHHNLSCVCKSWNTALKNPHFYQERKRLKISEKRICMLQRIDGICKVVIFDLEKNTCKSLPPIPTKINGIFHCHFVKQKLVLITNLLPVSTRSYVWLYDFVCSKWRQGVKMPRWLNGFASAVDEDRGLIYVGGGCESYGNPVRSASVYNVEEDKWDVLPDMNTYIQNSKGAFADGKFYVIGTSGSFEVFDSQTRSWTTMENRFNSWCCFISAFGRLYGLSERGLVEYHYSQDKLDIVGTFPGQNWGRFTDFAVLVSNKIFVGVSRFYAFARQGFFILEPPSETGGTLKLIGIRRPPGLQGSAICAATLDL; translated from the coding sequence ATGGGCTTTCTGTTTCCTCGTCTTCCAGATGAACTTGGCCGGGAATGCCTGCTGAGGGTGGAGTTGAACTCTCATCACAACCTCAGCTGTGTCTGCAAAAGCTGGAACACAGCATTGAAAAACCCACACTTTTATCAAGAAAGAAAAAGATTGAAGATTTCCGAGAAACGAATTTGTATGCTCCAGAGAATAGACGGCATTTGCAAAGTAGTGATATTCGACCTGGAGAAGAACACATGCAAAAGTCTACCGCCCATTCCCACAAAAATTAACGGCATCTTTCACTGCCATTTCGTGAAACAAAAACTGGTTTTGATCACAAATTTGCTTCCCGTCTCTACAAGAAGTTATGTGTGGTTGTACGATTTTGTTTGTTCGAAATGGCGACAGGGTGTAAAAATGCCAAGATGGCTGAATGGATTTGCCTCCGCAGTAGATGAGGACCGAGGATTGATTTATGTGGGTGGAGGGTGCGAGAGCTATGGTAACCCCGTTCGAAGCGCTTCAGTTTACAATGTGGAGGAGGACAAATGGGATGTTCTCCCCGACATGAACACCTACATACAGAACTCTAAAGGTGCTTTTGCTGACGGCAAGTTTTATGTAATTGGCACTTCTGGTAGCTTTGAGGTTTTTGATTCCCAAACGAGAAGCTGGACAACTATGGAGAATAGATTCAACAGTTGGTGTTGTTTCATAAGTGCGTTTGGGCGCTTGTATGGCTTGTCTGAGAGGGGATTAGTTGAATATCATTATAGCCAAGATAAGCTGGACATTGTTGGGACTTTTCCAGGACAGAATTGGGGCCGTTTCACTGACTTCGCTGTGTTGGTTAGCAATAAAATCTTTGTGGGCGTCTCAAGATTTTATGCATTCGCACGTCAAGGTTTTTTCATACTTGAACCTCCAAGTGAGACAGGAGGAACATTAAAGTTGATTGGCATTAGGAGACCACCGGGCCTCCAGGGTTCTGCTATATGTGCTGCTACTCTCGATCTTTGA